One stretch of Pirellulaceae bacterium DNA includes these proteins:
- a CDS encoding leucine-rich repeat domain-containing protein, with amino-acid sequence MILLFVAPVAKAADTDGDGLLDLMDVPGFPERGSSYESLGVKDLDGANQLSSLTELCLDDNQITSIEAGDFEGLSSLTSLRLTENPITELNLSQASLQSLADFYSSNLVTSLWLDDALLSDNSFSVVLSGTRRSIG; translated from the coding sequence ATGATTTTGTTATTCGTTGCTCCTGTCGCAAAGGCAGCCGACACCGATGGCGATGGTTTGTTGGACTTGATGGATGTTCCGGGGTTTCCCGAGAGGGGATCGAGCTATGAGAGTCTTGGAGTGAAGGATCTCGATGGTGCGAATCAGCTGAGCAGCTTGACGGAGCTTTGCCTTGACGACAACCAAATCACGAGCATCGAGGCCGGTGACTTCGAGGGGCTGAGCAGCTTGACGTCGCTCAGGCTTACCGAGAACCCAATCACCGAATTGAATTTATCTCAAGCCAGTTTGCAAAGTCTGGCAGATTTTTACTCGAGTAATCTCGTGACCAGCCTGTGGCTTGACGACGCTCTGCTGAGCGATAATTCCTTCAGCGTCGTTCTCTCGGGAACCCGCCGTTCAATTGGCT
- a CDS encoding alpha/beta hydrolase-fold protein, which produces MLKYFFSLGSIRNQLLVSFGLLVLQAALANEGRAENPKPEGNGNHVVGPDYKIDPDLTDRGNPKGKYFEFSMPLAKSRIFRGDDPTLDPKKSVRKARKIYVYIPAAYQDGTEAPILVTHDGPSRLGLVRNALDNLTISPNPDRKLPAFIAIAVQNGGDDSKGSQRGLEYDTMSDRFARFINDEVLPAVLNDPKIKAAYPNIAFTDDPWGKATMGCSSGGAAALTMGWFRPDLFRRLITYSGTFVDQQDDDAPEEKQYPFGAWEYHSGMQLIQKSERKPLRIFTHVSERDNRATDPETTHRNWVMANKRTANALAEKGYDYRYVYSQDTGHCDRKVFEQTLADTLVWMWQGYPQED; this is translated from the coding sequence ATGCTGAAATATTTCTTTTCGTTAGGTTCGATCCGAAATCAACTCTTGGTCAGCTTCGGCTTACTCGTGTTACAGGCAGCACTCGCCAACGAAGGGCGTGCAGAAAATCCTAAACCAGAAGGCAATGGCAACCATGTTGTTGGACCCGATTATAAAATCGATCCTGATCTAACCGACCGTGGAAACCCCAAGGGCAAATATTTTGAGTTTTCAATGCCGCTTGCCAAGAGTCGCATCTTCCGTGGTGACGATCCCACCCTTGATCCGAAGAAATCAGTCCGCAAGGCCCGCAAGATCTATGTCTACATTCCTGCCGCCTACCAGGATGGGACCGAGGCTCCAATCTTGGTCACTCACGATGGGCCAAGTCGCCTTGGCTTGGTGCGTAATGCGTTAGACAACCTCACCATCTCACCGAATCCTGATCGAAAACTTCCAGCCTTTATCGCGATTGCGGTACAAAATGGCGGCGACGACAGTAAAGGAAGCCAACGAGGTCTCGAATACGACACGATGTCCGATCGCTTCGCACGTTTCATCAACGATGAGGTCTTGCCGGCGGTTTTAAACGATCCGAAAATCAAAGCTGCTTACCCAAACATTGCATTCACCGACGATCCTTGGGGCAAAGCAACGATGGGCTGCAGCTCTGGCGGTGCAGCCGCACTGACCATGGGCTGGTTTCGCCCTGATTTATTCCGACGCTTGATCACCTATTCGGGTACTTTCGTCGATCAACAGGATGACGACGCACCCGAAGAAAAACAGTATCCATTTGGCGCGTGGGAATACCACTCTGGCATGCAACTCATCCAAAAAAGCGAACGCAAACCCCTAAGGATTTTCACTCACGTTTCAGAACGAGACAATCGCGCGACAGATCCCGAAACAACCCACCGCAATTGGGTGATGGCCAACAAGCGTACGGCGAATGCTCTTGCGGAGAAGGGCTATGACTATCGCTACGTCTATAGCCAAGACACAGGCCACTGCGACCGCAAGGTTTTCGAACAGACACTCGCAGACACGCTCGTTTGGATGTGGCAAGGCTACCCGCAAGAAGACTAG
- a CDS encoding c-type cytochrome: MKASHPVTLTLATSLCLLFVAPSTASPPYVAAFDRYSVDKSTQSIDGLLLLQELNCISCHVADADSSIEGKTAPDLKQLAERANPFFIEKFVSDPETFHPGSTMPAMLKHLNADKRAKTAKQLTHYLVSLVNDPYHETTPDLAAVSRGEKLYHQVGCVACHAPLRKTEAPPKHSRAFPKLDSKYSHSGLQGFLSNPLAVRASGRMPQMNLSDREASDIAHYLLRTKRLPAPLNYSVFHGRRESLNDEKPLELVRSGTCDNFTLDLPHQASNYTIQFDGFLRIEKAGTFTFHLKADDGAQLFIDGNLLVDGNSRTNRNQAIQRSAKMKLSKGLHEISLSYFQRAEASELKLEWQVPGLKRSRIPKHLMQNAQPAVEPLNAWKLDQAEAIAGKQAFLSIGCNECHRLQPQAKRNAAIPLNELLPESTTGCLSKPSSRGGEYPYYDLSSEQREALQHAIISLQPPDRAQPNLAEQIDLTFRQFDCYACHQREKTGGPTDNHKAFFTSNVKDMGDEGRLPPSLTGVGDKLKESWLQEVLVNRAVARPYMDTRMPHFGRSNMQGLSNWLVQQDRNPSPLPPQTDTDENAKSTGRTLVDKRRFQCIACHTFNRHKSIGMQAIDLTIMPKRLNRDWYHRYMLDPGKYRPETRMPQSWPGGNSFFTDLDGSAFRQIDAIWRYLSDGEQAKHPEGLNRQSLELIVGGEPVIYRGKLREAGYRGIAIGLPERRNFSFDAEQHRLAQIWKGRFLNVAPHWTIQGMGQIGPLGTDVITLPQGSTIARLKTDNTPWPSVTGKAAGFQFRGYSVDPFTRLPTFHYDFESIRISESFRATRSNSTPSESTLIRNINFAPFSNPAIWVRLAIGQQIDRGKHGYVVDGRLRIQIATPLDRKDQYIRESSTGQRELIVRILPTTDISSLDLHYDW; this comes from the coding sequence TTGAAGGCCAGTCACCCTGTTACTCTGACGCTCGCGACATCTCTGTGCCTCCTGTTTGTGGCACCCTCGACAGCAAGTCCACCGTACGTTGCGGCTTTCGACCGATACTCAGTTGATAAAAGCACACAGTCAATCGACGGCTTATTATTGCTCCAAGAGCTGAACTGTATCAGTTGCCACGTTGCCGATGCGGACTCGTCGATTGAAGGAAAAACCGCACCCGATCTCAAGCAATTAGCAGAGCGAGCGAATCCGTTTTTCATTGAGAAATTCGTAAGCGATCCAGAAACATTTCATCCGGGATCGACCATGCCCGCCATGCTGAAACATCTCAATGCTGACAAGCGGGCTAAGACAGCAAAACAATTGACTCACTATTTGGTATCTCTAGTGAACGATCCCTATCATGAAACAACTCCCGACTTGGCCGCAGTGAGTCGCGGCGAAAAGTTGTACCATCAGGTCGGCTGCGTTGCTTGCCACGCGCCGTTACGCAAAACGGAAGCACCACCGAAACACTCACGAGCCTTCCCAAAACTAGATTCAAAATATTCCCATTCCGGCCTGCAAGGTTTTTTATCCAACCCGTTAGCAGTTCGAGCCAGCGGCCGCATGCCACAGATGAATCTTTCTGATCGCGAAGCATCCGACATCGCGCATTATTTGCTCCGTACCAAACGATTGCCAGCTCCACTGAACTATTCAGTCTTTCACGGTCGCCGTGAAAGTCTCAACGACGAAAAACCATTGGAGTTGGTTCGGAGCGGAACGTGTGACAACTTCACACTTGACTTGCCACATCAAGCATCAAATTACACGATCCAATTCGATGGTTTTCTTCGAATCGAAAAAGCCGGAACTTTCACCTTTCACCTAAAAGCTGATGACGGAGCTCAACTTTTCATCGACGGAAACCTACTTGTCGATGGCAACTCGAGAACGAACCGTAACCAGGCGATTCAAAGATCCGCAAAGATGAAATTATCCAAGGGGCTTCATGAGATTTCCTTGAGTTATTTCCAACGAGCCGAGGCCTCGGAATTGAAACTCGAGTGGCAGGTTCCCGGTCTCAAACGATCACGGATTCCGAAACATCTAATGCAGAATGCGCAGCCAGCTGTCGAGCCGCTGAATGCCTGGAAACTTGACCAAGCGGAAGCGATCGCGGGCAAACAGGCGTTCCTTTCGATCGGCTGCAACGAATGTCACAGGTTACAACCGCAGGCGAAACGCAACGCTGCCATTCCCTTGAATGAACTATTGCCAGAGTCAACAACCGGCTGTCTCTCGAAGCCCTCCTCCCGCGGTGGAGAATATCCTTATTATGATCTGTCGTCGGAGCAACGAGAGGCGTTGCAACACGCAATTATTTCGCTGCAACCCCCCGATCGTGCCCAGCCAAATCTTGCGGAACAAATCGACTTAACGTTTCGTCAGTTTGACTGCTACGCCTGCCACCAACGGGAAAAAACAGGCGGCCCCACCGACAATCACAAAGCATTTTTCACATCGAACGTGAAAGACATGGGAGATGAAGGGAGATTGCCACCCTCACTGACCGGTGTGGGAGACAAACTAAAAGAAAGCTGGTTACAGGAAGTTCTCGTGAATCGGGCCGTGGCCCGACCTTACATGGATACGCGAATGCCACATTTTGGCCGATCCAACATGCAAGGACTGTCGAATTGGTTGGTTCAGCAGGATCGAAATCCGTCCCCCCTTCCGCCGCAGACTGATACCGATGAGAACGCCAAATCAACGGGGCGTACATTGGTGGACAAACGTCGATTTCAGTGCATCGCGTGCCACACCTTCAATCGACACAAATCAATTGGCATGCAAGCCATTGATCTCACCATCATGCCAAAACGTTTGAATCGTGATTGGTACCATCGTTACATGCTGGATCCCGGCAAGTATCGCCCCGAGACACGCATGCCACAATCTTGGCCTGGAGGCAACAGTTTCTTCACCGATTTGGATGGCAGTGCATTTCGTCAAATCGACGCGATCTGGCGTTACCTATCCGACGGCGAACAGGCCAAACATCCGGAAGGCCTTAATCGCCAATCGCTGGAACTGATCGTGGGAGGTGAACCGGTCATCTATCGTGGCAAGCTGCGCGAAGCCGGATATCGAGGGATAGCAATCGGACTTCCCGAACGACGCAATTTTTCTTTTGACGCGGAACAGCATCGTCTGGCACAAATCTGGAAAGGACGATTCTTAAACGTCGCACCGCATTGGACGATTCAGGGCATGGGCCAGATCGGGCCACTTGGTACCGATGTGATCACCCTTCCCCAAGGCTCGACAATTGCCCGACTCAAAACCGACAATACACCGTGGCCCTCGGTAACGGGCAAAGCGGCAGGGTTTCAATTCCGCGGCTACTCAGTGGATCCATTCACACGCTTACCGACGTTCCATTACGACTTTGAATCCATTCGCATTTCAGAATCATTTCGAGCCACAAGATCCAACAGCACGCCCTCCGAATCCACCCTTATCCGGAACATCAACTTCGCACCGTTTTCGAATCCAGCAATTTGGGTTCGCCTTGCGATAGGTCAACAAATTGATCGAGGCAAGCATGGCTATGTCGTCGACGGCCGACTCCGGATCCAGATCGCCACACCTCTCGATCGAAAAGATCAGTACATTCGAGAATCATCAACGGGCCAACGTGAACTGATTGTTCGCATCCTGCCGACGACAGATATTTCTTCCTTGGATTTGCATTATGACTGGTAA
- a CDS encoding MMPL family transporter, with translation MKKSITQQIIDAYGRVFAPCRSLVLALVLLLTVVSCYGLTQLKFDDDVIKLFVGRESNDLGIATRTDQAVLVMLEADELFTPQSLKILWETSEELKQVEGVVGVVSLYDLRTPKKIGRRRTFSRVIPPPDAELDRISRAKQEAIKHPMAREQLISADGNETLIVLEVDSELTTSRQLKALLNRIDEVLVSNTRDSSVTTTLTGVPAIRVELAESTVRDELVFNVAGPLVAIAIAFVIFRRKASVVIVVLGAVTGVVWTIGVMGLIGEAINPINAVVAPLALTIGLTDSVHMLMHMREDRLNGKSRLDAATHSISTVGFPSAMTSITSAVGFVSLGIAELDVLAKFGLSSALAVVLAFISVMTVVPLLGSSFLGDHIQLRKKTVNQDAVVHDPWHIRIVALAVEHRRVVLFMSVIVTATALYIGIGVRTDPRVVNGLPTSGSVRSAFQEVEQKFGGSLPLVVTVSWGEDTEPSAAEVYAAISDVHQLVEGYAITGPPLSLVNLYQSMSQKDRKPKSLFQQLAKVPAEQRKIFFDRDAREALVVARAQDAGGRAINAMITELEDQFVLLGSEHPGFQFKMGDTVLEGIRATTFIVQDLGKSLLLAVPLTLVVIVIALRSFRSGVVALLPNIFPMAALAATMVILGQSITLTGAAVFVMCFGIAVDDTIHAITAFDRRRAAGESIPHAIVNAYRDLGDAVLSTTAILIGGLGVVMLGQSHFTRMFGAMFCIGLVWAVIGDLFILPAVLACVSKRDAKLTDAD, from the coding sequence ATGAAAAAATCAATTACACAGCAGATCATCGATGCCTATGGACGGGTATTTGCCCCCTGCCGATCGCTGGTGCTTGCGCTGGTTTTGTTGCTGACGGTCGTCTCATGCTATGGCCTAACGCAACTTAAATTCGACGACGATGTGATCAAGCTATTTGTTGGGAGGGAGTCGAACGACCTAGGGATCGCGACTCGTACCGATCAAGCTGTTCTAGTGATGCTGGAGGCCGACGAACTCTTCACGCCCCAATCGCTCAAGATTCTCTGGGAGACTAGCGAAGAATTGAAGCAAGTAGAGGGAGTTGTCGGCGTTGTATCGCTATATGATCTCCGGACACCGAAAAAGATCGGACGTCGCAGAACGTTTTCACGCGTTATTCCACCGCCCGATGCTGAGCTTGATCGGATCAGTCGGGCAAAGCAAGAAGCAATAAAACATCCGATGGCTAGGGAGCAATTAATCTCCGCTGACGGAAATGAGACGTTGATCGTTTTGGAAGTGGATTCCGAGTTGACGACCAGTCGGCAATTGAAGGCGCTCCTGAATCGCATTGATGAAGTACTGGTGTCGAACACTCGCGACTCATCTGTCACCACCACATTGACTGGTGTTCCCGCCATACGAGTTGAACTTGCAGAGTCAACGGTACGCGACGAACTGGTGTTCAATGTTGCTGGTCCATTGGTTGCGATAGCGATTGCCTTCGTGATTTTTCGTCGTAAAGCTTCGGTTGTCATTGTTGTGCTCGGCGCTGTCACTGGAGTCGTCTGGACGATTGGAGTCATGGGGTTGATTGGTGAGGCGATCAATCCGATCAACGCGGTGGTGGCACCCTTGGCACTTACAATTGGACTGACGGATTCGGTTCACATGTTGATGCACATGCGCGAAGATCGGCTGAATGGAAAAAGCCGTCTTGATGCGGCGACGCACTCTATCTCGACGGTTGGTTTTCCAAGTGCGATGACCTCGATTACGTCGGCAGTTGGTTTTGTCTCTTTGGGGATTGCGGAACTTGACGTATTGGCGAAGTTCGGACTTTCTTCCGCACTGGCGGTAGTCTTGGCATTTATATCCGTGATGACGGTGGTTCCCCTGCTCGGTAGCAGTTTCTTGGGCGATCACATTCAGCTCCGTAAGAAAACGGTCAATCAGGACGCCGTCGTCCATGACCCGTGGCATATTCGAATCGTGGCGTTGGCTGTCGAACATCGCCGCGTTGTGTTATTCATGAGTGTTATCGTCACGGCGACTGCATTGTATATCGGGATTGGCGTTCGGACTGATCCTCGCGTTGTCAACGGACTACCGACGTCGGGATCTGTACGGAGTGCGTTTCAAGAGGTTGAGCAGAAATTTGGTGGGAGTTTGCCTCTCGTTGTAACGGTGAGTTGGGGCGAAGATACCGAACCCAGTGCGGCGGAGGTCTATGCCGCGATCTCTGACGTTCATCAGTTGGTAGAAGGGTACGCAATTACAGGACCACCGCTTTCTCTGGTGAATCTTTATCAATCGATGTCACAGAAGGATCGGAAGCCCAAGTCTCTCTTTCAGCAGCTTGCAAAAGTACCCGCAGAGCAGAGGAAGATCTTCTTTGACCGCGATGCGAGAGAAGCTTTGGTCGTGGCTCGTGCTCAAGATGCAGGTGGTCGCGCCATTAATGCGATGATTACCGAATTAGAAGATCAATTTGTCCTATTGGGATCAGAACATCCGGGCTTCCAATTCAAGATGGGTGATACGGTGCTTGAAGGGATTCGTGCCACCACTTTCATCGTGCAGGACCTGGGCAAAAGCCTCCTGTTGGCCGTTCCGCTGACACTGGTCGTCATTGTTATCGCGCTGCGGTCATTCCGGTCGGGGGTCGTTGCTCTATTGCCAAATATATTTCCGATGGCCGCCTTGGCCGCGACGATGGTGATTTTAGGACAAAGCATTACCTTGACGGGGGCCGCCGTCTTCGTGATGTGTTTTGGAATTGCTGTCGATGATACGATCCACGCCATCACCGCTTTTGACCGCAGGCGAGCGGCAGGAGAGTCCATTCCTCATGCGATTGTGAACGCTTATCGCGATCTGGGTGACGCCGTCTTGTCGACCACCGCAATTCTGATTGGCGGTTTGGGGGTTGTCATGCTTGGACAGTCTCACTTCACTCGCATGTTCGGCGCGATGTTCTGCATTGGCCTGGTCTGGGCCGTCATCGGTGATCTGTTTATCTTGCCCGCTGTACTCGCGTGTGTGAGTAAACGGGACGCAAAATTGACCGACGCTGATTAG
- a CDS encoding M81 family metallopeptidase, with protein sequence MGGDYFHLQNTSLRMRYDSCFIASAPFNTSNAMRIGILSLLHESNTFAPKSTSLTDFQDDLFLHGESILEQFIKSHHEVGGFLQGIAADHFLEAVPIVAFRATPSGTITGDTWASLINEVRGSLSAAGPLAGLLVACHGAAVSQTVPDVDGYLLCDLRKQLGPQIPIIGTIDAHANLSMQMVSNCTALIGYRTNPHLDQQARGREAANLMSATVRGEVSPTMAASFPPLIINIDRQCTSDPHLTPIYQYADQQLTRNKVLSNSVLLGFPYADVAEMGTATIVITDNDHELAAQLADDLADEIWTRRDQMRGKLLSVAEAVGQCKTQTTQRTCLLDMGDNVGAGSAADGTDLLAELLRQQIEPFFCCIYDPEAVSIGNATGVGGSTRMMIGGKSDEFHGAPIELLVDIVSLHDGRFRESRPRHGGIVQFDQGATAIVRCNAPQATIMLTSKRMVPFSLEQLTSFQIDPRVFQVLVAKGVNAPIAAYQEVCDSFIRVNTRGCTSADLSQQKLHQRRRPMYPFEPQTTWQ encoded by the coding sequence ATGGGTGGAGATTACTTTCATCTCCAGAACACATCGCTCAGAATGCGTTACGATAGTTGTTTTATTGCATCCGCCCCCTTCAACACAAGCAATGCCATGCGAATCGGTATCCTCTCTCTTCTTCATGAGTCAAACACATTCGCACCAAAGTCAACTTCTCTGACCGACTTCCAGGACGACCTGTTCTTGCATGGCGAGTCAATCCTGGAACAGTTTATCAAGAGTCACCACGAAGTGGGTGGCTTCTTGCAGGGAATTGCGGCGGACCATTTTTTAGAAGCCGTGCCAATCGTGGCCTTCCGCGCCACTCCCTCCGGAACGATCACGGGGGACACCTGGGCGTCGCTCATCAACGAGGTGAGGGGAAGTCTATCTGCAGCTGGTCCCCTGGCTGGGTTACTCGTCGCTTGCCACGGCGCCGCCGTCAGCCAAACCGTTCCCGACGTAGACGGTTATCTGCTCTGTGACTTACGAAAGCAACTTGGACCCCAAATCCCGATCATCGGCACAATCGATGCTCACGCGAACCTTTCAATGCAAATGGTGAGCAATTGCACCGCCTTAATCGGCTACCGCACCAACCCTCATCTCGATCAGCAAGCCCGCGGCAGAGAAGCAGCAAATCTAATGTCAGCAACCGTGCGAGGGGAAGTTTCCCCCACCATGGCTGCTTCCTTTCCGCCTCTAATCATCAACATTGATCGGCAATGCACATCAGATCCACATCTCACACCAATCTATCAATATGCCGATCAGCAACTGACGCGAAACAAAGTCTTATCAAACAGCGTTCTGCTAGGCTTCCCTTACGCGGACGTCGCTGAAATGGGAACTGCGACGATCGTAATCACGGATAATGACCACGAATTAGCAGCACAGTTAGCGGACGACTTAGCGGATGAAATTTGGACAAGACGCGATCAAATGCGTGGCAAACTGTTGAGTGTTGCTGAAGCAGTCGGACAATGCAAAACGCAAACGACACAACGAACCTGTCTCTTAGACATGGGAGACAATGTGGGCGCGGGCTCTGCCGCAGATGGGACTGATTTGCTTGCCGAGTTGCTGCGGCAGCAAATTGAACCATTTTTCTGCTGCATCTATGACCCTGAGGCAGTAAGCATCGGTAACGCAACAGGCGTGGGCGGCAGTACGAGAATGATGATTGGTGGAAAAAGCGATGAGTTCCACGGCGCACCGATTGAGCTGCTTGTGGACATCGTCTCGCTGCACGATGGTCGCTTCCGTGAAAGTCGTCCGCGGCACGGAGGTATCGTACAGTTTGATCAAGGTGCAACGGCTATCGTCAGGTGCAACGCACCCCAAGCAACAATCATGCTTACGTCAAAGCGAATGGTCCCATTTAGCCTAGAACAATTGACCAGCTTTCAGATCGACCCTCGCGTTTTTCAGGTCTTGGTCGCGAAAGGCGTCAACGCACCGATTGCCGCCTACCAGGAAGTCTGCGACTCATTTATCCGCGTCAATACACGAGGTTGCACCAGCGCGGACCTTTCACAACAGAAGCTGCATCAACGCCGGCGGCCGATGTACCCATTTGAGCCGCAAACTACCTGGCAGTGA
- a CDS encoding RraA family protein — MAASFQRMRDWLYAAVVCDALDSIGLRHQSPRVPMPPQTCGQQVLVGRCKTTLWEDLQAEDPSPYELELRAVDECQPDDVFIAATNQSSSSGIWGELLTTAAINGGCVGAVTDGAVRDVTKIEEMNFPVFATTTCVYDSLHRQRVVDLNLPVDIGGVIFSPGDLLIADRDGMVVVPQAVEDEVIQRAFEKVEGENATRIAIKKGMKATEAYQAFGVL, encoded by the coding sequence ATGGCCGCTTCCTTCCAAAGGATGAGAGATTGGTTATACGCAGCAGTTGTCTGTGACGCATTAGATTCGATAGGTTTGCGGCATCAATCGCCGCGCGTACCCATGCCGCCGCAAACCTGTGGACAGCAGGTGCTCGTGGGACGCTGTAAAACGACCCTCTGGGAAGATCTTCAGGCGGAAGACCCTTCCCCTTACGAACTTGAACTCCGCGCGGTTGACGAGTGTCAGCCGGATGATGTCTTTATCGCAGCGACAAACCAATCGTCTTCCTCTGGCATCTGGGGTGAGTTGCTTACAACTGCCGCGATCAACGGAGGATGTGTTGGCGCCGTGACTGACGGCGCCGTGAGGGATGTCACAAAGATCGAAGAGATGAATTTTCCTGTGTTTGCGACGACGACGTGTGTTTATGACAGTTTGCACCGGCAGCGTGTGGTGGATCTGAATTTACCCGTGGACATTGGTGGAGTCATATTTTCGCCGGGTGATTTGCTGATTGCTGATCGAGATGGCATGGTGGTGGTACCTCAAGCTGTCGAAGATGAAGTGATTCAACGAGCGTTCGAAAAAGTTGAAGGTGAAAACGCCACTCGTATCGCAATTAAGAAAGGGATGAAGGCCACCGAGGCCTATCAGGCTTTTGGTGTTTTGTAA
- a CDS encoding serine protease: protein MNRRLSIIGAFFVSLLHLGGCVLVAHATGPYPSWPPSAQQSTRHSSPHPAVVRIFAAEAGATSAGSGTLVATDPNHGLVVTNWHVVRDATGEIEVVFPDGFRSAATVLKTDKDWDLAALLIWRPYATPIRIASMPPQPGDALTIAGYGGGAYRSVRARCTQYVAPGPNFPYEMVEVAAQAREGDSGGPILNDRQELAGVLFGAGDGTTSGSQSTRVRSFLIDIWPPPATQQEQAQVATAPALNQSLESGRQAWEPASKEVTTFHSDTRRLPSPDKVIGNPAPRQDIGQITQPTFTRKTPFSRSNQTPTQNSQPTVNPIASNGASNGPSSADNMRIDWQNLWGRTPFEQTKTLLAVIGLLTVAFQFARLSGGKSDETH, encoded by the coding sequence GTGAATCGTCGACTCTCAATCATTGGTGCCTTTTTCGTCAGCCTACTTCACCTCGGTGGCTGCGTGCTTGTCGCCCACGCGACGGGCCCCTATCCCTCCTGGCCGCCATCTGCTCAACAATCGACTCGTCACAGCAGCCCCCACCCGGCGGTTGTGCGGATTTTTGCCGCTGAGGCCGGTGCCACCTCAGCGGGTTCTGGCACGCTGGTTGCGACTGATCCAAATCATGGATTGGTTGTGACAAACTGGCACGTTGTACGAGATGCAACGGGCGAAATTGAGGTGGTGTTTCCCGACGGTTTTCGCTCTGCAGCCACGGTTCTCAAGACCGATAAAGATTGGGACTTGGCCGCGTTACTGATTTGGCGCCCCTACGCGACACCGATCCGAATTGCATCGATGCCCCCTCAACCGGGCGATGCGTTAACGATTGCCGGCTATGGCGGGGGAGCCTACCGATCGGTCAGGGCCAGGTGTACGCAGTACGTTGCTCCCGGCCCCAACTTTCCCTACGAAATGGTCGAAGTAGCGGCGCAGGCGCGCGAGGGAGATTCAGGCGGGCCGATTCTAAACGATCGTCAAGAGTTAGCCGGGGTGTTGTTCGGCGCGGGAGACGGTACAACCTCGGGTAGCCAAAGCACGCGAGTGAGATCCTTTCTGATCGACATTTGGCCGCCGCCAGCGACGCAGCAGGAGCAAGCCCAAGTCGCGACGGCGCCAGCCCTCAATCAATCGCTAGAATCAGGGAGACAAGCTTGGGAACCAGCGTCGAAGGAGGTTACGACGTTTCATTCTGACACCCGCCGTCTTCCTTCTCCAGACAAGGTGATCGGCAATCCTGCTCCGCGGCAAGACATTGGCCAAATCACTCAACCAACTTTCACTCGGAAAACTCCTTTCAGTCGATCAAATCAAACGCCGACTCAAAACAGTCAGCCAACTGTCAACCCAATAGCATCGAACGGAGCATCGAACGGTCCTTCCTCTGCTGACAACATGCGAATCGATTGGCAAAACTTGTGGGGGCGGACACCGTTCGAACAAACGAAGACTCTACTTGCCGTCATTGGGTTGCTCACCGTGGCGTTTCAGTTCGCCAGATTATCCGGCGGGAAATCGGACGAAACCCATTAA
- a CDS encoding DUF2809 domain-containing protein: MIYLAVALSVVALGLSLRRYNEILPDLFGLYVGDALWALMVFLGIGVFIPNRSTFQRGLIAITFAYAIELSQFYHAPWIDSLRRTTLGGLVLGFGVLWTDFVCYAAGVIVGMLADRWAWSKAIGSPPLDRSSR, translated from the coding sequence TTGATCTACCTTGCAGTCGCGTTGTCCGTAGTAGCGCTGGGGCTGAGTCTCCGTCGCTATAACGAAATCCTACCTGATTTATTCGGCTTGTACGTTGGCGACGCGCTGTGGGCGCTGATGGTGTTTCTGGGGATAGGTGTTTTTATTCCAAATCGTTCAACGTTCCAGCGTGGTTTGATCGCGATCACTTTTGCCTATGCGATTGAGTTGAGTCAGTTTTACCATGCGCCGTGGATCGATTCATTGCGTCGCACGACCCTTGGCGGGCTCGTGCTTGGTTTTGGTGTTCTCTGGACTGACTTTGTCTGCTACGCAGCAGGCGTTATTGTCGGAATGCTTGCCGATCGATGGGCGTGGTCCAAAGCGATCGGATCTCCGCCCCTGGATCGCTCAAGTCGTTGA